The sequence gaaactcaccccgccacagggattcgaaccgccgaccatacgatcggcaagtcctaggcattgaggttttacccacagcgccacctgcatcccacaatGTTTCCTTAATCAAGCCTTAATTCTATAAGCTACAATTTTCTCATATATGTTTCATTTGGTTTTCCTTATTAGTTGCTCCCTCTTATTGAGTTCAGGCCTCAGTACAATGATATAGCATTTAGggaaaaagatgcaacccagtaagCCAGTATTGGAtgctaagatggagaagatctccacagccaccatgtattttcctttggtgctcaagtaGGTTGGAACAAAAGTCAGCcagacactgcaaaacaccaacatgctgaaagtgataaatttggcctcattgaaactgtctggcaacttcctggctaggaaagccaaaatgaagctgacaatggccaaggaacccatgtagcccaggacacagtaaaacatgataGCTGAACCCTCATTACATTCCAGTAGCATTTCTCCTGTCACTGAGTGCATGTCCATATCTGGAAATGGAGGGGAAGTACATAACCAAAGAGAACAAAAGCCAGCTTGAAGAAAGGAGCCGGAGAGGACAATGGAATTTGccattctcttccccacccattttctgATTTTGgatcctggctgggttgccatgaATGCTAGAACCacggtgatggtttttgccaaagtGCTGTAAAGGGCCACAGAGAATATGATGCCAAAGgctgtttgtcggagaaggcagatGACCGTTCCAGGCTGTCCAATGAAGagtaaggagcagaggaagcaaaggaggagggagatgagAAGAATATAGGTGAGGGTCCTGTTGttagctttgactatgggagtgtcctTGTGCTTCACAAAAGTTCCAAGTATGAAAGTTGTGATAAAGGAGAAGGAAATGGCTGAAACAGCTAAAGTAATCCCTAATGTTTCTTTGTAAGAGAGGTAGCTTAAAGCTTTAGGAATGCATTGAGTTTGGTCCATATTGGGATACTGGTCTTCTGGACATTTGACACAGGCATCCATATCTGAAAATAGTAAAGAGCTCCTTTAAATACTTCTAGAAGTTGATCAACACCTATTTAAAAGGGCCATCAGTGAGAATGAATTTCTAGGAAAAAGGGgtcccttaatttcaaaatcCTTGATTATAATTTTATCTCAAGCAAAGAATACGATATGAAACTTATCAAACATATATGCTGTGCTGTGAGAATTATAATAATACTCACTTATCTAATTTATAGGGATAATTTAAATGAATCACTTTAAAGACCAAATAAGTAATTTTCATATGGAATttttcattattcccccccccctttttattctgTTAATATTCTGTTGCTATTTTGGGTAGTACGATTCTTATAGGGTATGGTCTGAAGGTACAATTTATAGCCATCCTGTTAAATTGACCGATGACTGATTCAACTTTCTCACTATTTGGAATCTCTATGTACATTGCCTTGAGTTCTCTTCTGATTACAGAACACAGTCAGGATTACAAAAAGAGCCCAGGGGTGGCCCATGGCTTTTTGCAAGCAAAATGGGACAGAGTCGCCCCGACCACATCACCATTCCACACCACTGCTGGAATGTCCCCTGTAATGGAACTTGGCATGAGCCAGGGCATTCTACAAGGAATTACTGCTCATCTGCTTCACACCAGGGCAGGGAAGATGTGCAGTCACACTGTATGCATTCCCTTTGAAGGAAAGGTTCACATCTTGGGGGAACTTGGGGTTACTTCTGGTTCCTTtgttgttgcttgaggctcagatgGGTTCAGTGccttggagtgccttccatcagctttggctggtgaccCAGCTGAACCCTTATCTGGACTGGGATAGCGCAACAATTTGACTCATGAAAAACATATTATGGGAAACACTTCTGCAAGCACTGTGTCTTTCATTGTGTAAGTTACTATGAAAACACTAAGAGCTTCTGGGCAGCTGTGCGCTAATTGTTACATCATAATGCTCTCTACTTTTCACAGTTTGGCCACTGATGGAGGTCTCCTAATGTATCCATACATTAAGATTTGTTGGATTTCCATTTTCAGTGATATGATTAGCTGGGACCCAGGAAATTGTCTCAGCAGTTATGGAAGTCCCTGGCAAACGGGGTCCATCTTGCCTCCTTTAATTTTGATAGGCATTTGTACTATCACATTTCTCTTGTTCTTTTATGGTACCTTACCATAAAggttcatttattaattttatttttatatttatgtgCTCCCTTTCACCCAAGGAGCTGTAAAACCAACAATAAACTGTGAGGAGatatccccctgccccccccaacaaatatAATATGAATTTTGTTATATATTCTTACATTCATATCCCATTTTTATTACACTGTGGAATACAAGGTTGTATATGTAGGGTCCCCAGTCTGTCTCCCATCCATTTACTGCTCAGACCCAGAACTGCTTAGCTTCATCAAAGTAGTGGCTATATGTGCCTTAAGAGTCAAGATATCCTTCCATATGATGCATTTTATATTATATCCCCTACCTTTCTGGTTAGAGATCATCCCTTCTGCACACGGagtacaatcatagcagcaaaatttttctccctccttctttttcctgctgtagcCAGGTTGGCAGttgtcattgcacacagaaataGGCAACACCTACAcatacaaataacacagagattgGCAATATTTTTACTCTTCTGTGGTTCAATTCCCATCTGATTTGAATCATGTGAGGGGCAGAGTGAGGAATTATGAATACCAGAATCCTCTTCCAGCTTGAAATgacatgggggaggagaggattACTGAATTCCTTGGCTGACAGATCCTTTgcattctccttctccttcttcagcTTCCAAATAATTCTCTTAATATGGTATTCTACATTTATCTCACAAATATGTACATTATATATAGTTTTGGATTGATATTTTCCCCATTTACATCCTCAAGTGTTCACGGCTTTATATACTTAAAAGTTAGCTGACCTGTCTTACCTGGTTAAAACTTGGATGCCATATAATTTGATCATCATTAATTATTAACTCTTCTCCTAAAGGAGCCTGAGAATCCAGTCTTCCAACTTTTGCTCTAACCAGTGAGCCATTGGGAAAAATCAACCAGTTTGTTACATCAAAACATGCAACTAATTCTCCATTGTCATCAAAGTGCACAGAATCTCCCACACTGTTATTGAACGTGATGTGCCTTAGAAAGGAATGCACCTTTTAAAGAGAATATGTGCAGAGATGTCACTAGGTCTTGAAATTTATTCAATGGGCTTCACAGATACCTTACTAATTTTTCAACAGTAAGTCATTCTCATTAAATAACTCTATAATAGGAAAATTATGTAATATATCTGGCAGTGattattcaaaataaaacaagaagttctcattaaataattatattttaggacaattttttaatatatctgGCAGTGCTTattcaaaataaaacaagaaggCAGGCATACAAAATGTAGTtagaaataaattatgcaaaatttaCAGATCCCTTTACCTCTGGACCAAAAGCTGAATAGTAATTACCTGCCACGATTGTACGTTTAGAAATGCCAGTTCCCCCCCTTGCATAATCCTTTTGGAGCTGCTTTTCTttatggcatgcaaagcatgtgccacaaTGTAGGCAGCATTGTAGAtattgtagctgtggccagtcatgtccATTTCAAACAGAATTCCAGGAAGGCCCTCCAGCTTCTCGTCCCCAGTGCAaactttcttgctttcctccttttGCTGTCCTTTAGAGAGTTTGAATGAGCAGCTGAAGGCCTGCTCCCAGAAGGACTGGATAAAGCCATCACCTTTAGCCCTTGATGGTCTTAACTTGTGAATGAACTTATTGAAATCTAATAACTGATTTGAGTGAACTGTGAAGGATAAAGAACCATGAAAGGCTTGCATATCCCAATTTTTCTGAAGAGAGTGTGATGCAAAATCCCAATGGGATGTAACAATCCAAACTTTGTTCAGAGGTGGCAGCGAGAATAAAGGTGCAAAAAACAGCAGCATTCTCAAAACCTGAAAAGATGGAGGCTCCCCATAAATAAAGAATACACTGGGATTTCCCGTATTGGAGTTTCCCTCAAAGATTTTTGCATAGCTTTCAAAATGCTGCAAAGCAAACTTTATCATCTCATCCACATAATTCCATTTGGGTATCCTTGTGACAAAGGCATAACAGATACCATGAATGGAAAGCAATGGCATCATTGTCTGTAAAAATCTGTCTCCTCGATCATCATCTACAGCCCAAAGCCCAATCCAAGTCCATCTGAAATGCTGAAGTAACCACACAACACCCATGTGCTGGTAGGCTTCATTGGGAACCATCTGGTATAGAAATGGGAATAAACTTTGGGCACCTTGTAGTGGCAAAAATGATCCATATGTGAGCTGAAATGAAAAgtataagaaaagaagagaaatttAAAACATACACTTGTAGGAGGTCCTGTATGTCTCCTTGAAGACTATGAGGATATCCCAGTGATTGGTTTCATCATGAATCACTTGTCTCAGGCAACATGTCTCTTCTTCTAAATATTTCATTTACTGCTGCATTCATGTCTGCCTTCTACCATGCCAAATGAACCTCACCTGAACTTGGCAGAACACTCTTTGTTTAGGATGGTGCCCTGAAAGGCCATGGAACACTTCCGCCATGCTACTAGAGCTCTCACATCACTCCTGCTAGCTTGAGTTGTAATAGCAAACTAAACAACAGTGATCCAGACTGAAGCTGGCTACATTCAGAGAGATATTAGGCTTCCACCAAGTCTGTGGTCTTCAGGAGGCCATTTCTCATGTTACAttacaaaatgtcacaaaaccTGGCCATAGTATTGACAAAGTCAAATGAGATTTAGAGTAACTTCTCTGTAGTACTGGGAATAAGTAGGGAAAGAGGAGAAATAAAATTCAGTTCGCATTTAAGCTTGGACCTACATAATGTTCATGTTCAAAACAACCTGAGCAGAAAAAACAAAgcgatcctttgaaatttgccattcatttattttagcaATGAAAATGTCTAGCTGAGTGATATGTGATAAAATGCATGTGAAAAGGTACTGTATGCACTAAAATGCATAcaatagtgaaaataatatataaaaatgcattacagAAGAGAATATGCTTTGCAAAATAGTTTACATTAGGGAACATTGCAACGAAGCATGTGTATTAAGAGAAGTCCACAGGAAAATGCTCATGGGAAATATATTGAAAGggttgctgaaatcaagatagtGTACAGCAGTTGTGAGAGCTCCATACACACATGAACACTGCTTACCTGTGGAGTCTTGTGGGTTGCTGAAACGATGGCCATATTGGCAGAGATTTCAGAGATGCACCCTCCAATGAGAGCTATCAGATTGTTCTGGTTGTCACACTTGAAGTTAGGGACAAACCTGTGTCGTGTTGACAGAAGGCTTAAGATAGCTTTAAAGGTCATCCTTGCAGTGTAGTAGCTATTGAGGATGTGGAGTCCCAGAGAGATATTTGGTAAGATgttgggattctcattgatctctttGACAGCAAATGCAAAGGCCAGGATATGCTGGTAGTTCTTAGGCACTGAACTGTAATCAGAGTTGAAGTCTGTTTAATAAAATAAGTACTGTAGTGACAATAAGACAGCATTTCAACACATCACCATCAGTTAACTAAGTGTGTAAGACTGAGGGGTAGTTTAGCTTAAAATTATACAATATAATATTGAAATGCACAACTATAAGCATCATATGTTCTATCACAAATGGTATATCAAATGTCCAATATGAATAAATTACTCTCTGCACATATTGTACTCCCTCAtgtttgccacagcagcagcaaccactaGCCCAAGCAATGGGGCTTCAGCATGATGTGCTTGGTTATTTGTTTTTGTCACATCAATAGGGTCATGGAGGAAAGCTTATCAATAGTCTGTGAACCACAATATAATGTAGAATGTAACATATCTATCAACAATTTCCAACTGTTACTGGGAAACCACATTTATCACaccaaaagtaaataaataacagtaTTTCTTGATAACGCAATCTCAGTAATTATGAACTGAACATATTACAAAGTGAGAGAGGGAAGAAGTAAGGTCTTACATTGGTTCATCAGTGATGGTTTGTGTACGCTGTTCCAGGAAAGAGAGGCTATCATAAAGAAAGAATATTTGAGAAACAATCCCACCGATGACAAGGTCCCCTGGCTGGTAAAATTCATGAGGAATAGGGAGGGGATCATCAAATATGCTGCAATTCACAACATGTTTCCCACAAACAGTATGACACAACAGGATGAGAAGCAATGCGACTACCAGCATGATCCTGTTGCCCAAATGTTCTCTCCAAATTGAGATAGACATTTTTCAATGTGCAGCATTATACGTTTACCATCTACAGCACTATATACGGCAATataagaatatgcagctgtccctttcagggataaacctgcaaccttggtgttagcaACACCAGGCAGCTCTGATTATACTCTTCCTACACTGATTTACTGGTTGATCTGTTAGGTAACAATTTTGCtgtgcatttaaatatatatcatttcccatcagTATCCATCTCCATATCCTTTGCTTCCTCCTAATTTATTCTCTAAAGCTGAGTCAGAAATATTAgctccttccccttttgtaataCAGAGCTATAGATCTTGACCTCTAGGCATCAATTATTTTAACATGGACTGCAAGGGGGGGGTGTTGTCTTGAGAGTTATTAGTCTGCCCCACAAAAAAGGAAATTTAGTCAGTTTGTAGGTCAGTGTGACTGTGAATCAATATATAGCTAATGCCCAATTTCTTCACACTAAGAATTAGAAGATGAACTGGGGGGAACAAAGTGATGAGGGATACTCCTGGTATAATTTTTGCAATAAAATGGTGGCAGAACAAGCTCATTAAAACCCTTCTGACCCAACAAATGCATGAAAGAGCAATGCCTCTTCCTAGATCCAGTTTGCAGTATGAACACTTTATAGCTTTTTTCATATATTCATTGTTATTCCTACTTATGGGCCCCAGACATCTATTAAGTCAGAGGATGGAAACCAGTAATTTTGACAATGATAGGGATGGCAAAAACTTCCCCAGTGAGTAGGTAGACTTTGAAGTTTCATCAAGCATGACAAAAGTTTTAGAAATTTCTCCACATCCAAAAAAAGTATTCTAATTCCTGAATTATACCATTCACCTTTCATGCTCTTACTCGGCAACTGCAGGTGTTAGGGGCAACAGAAGTATTATTTAGGCAATACGGATAGTGTATGGTATTGTGGTTAATTCTAGCTTCACCACTTGCTTGGAACTGGATTGTTGTCAGTGGCAAAGGAGTGGACTGAAGTCCCAGATTTGTTTATTCACTAGATTAGATACGTGGATTCTGTGTAAGTGAAGTGATCATGCAATTGAAACTACAATTCAACAAGTAGCCAACTTGCAACCAATATTGTCCACATGGAAAGATCAGAGACTGAGGTGACCTTGAGAGCACAATGTGATTTAGGGATATATTGGAGATACATAGGACTGAGGTACAGGATTATGGAGCTtgtgcctttctcttgggtatggccggccaagtggtgccaaaaacggacagaacttttttcatgtatgctacaacagcagcaagaatactcatcgcaaagtattggaagacgcaagatctacccactctggaagaatggcagatgaaactgattgactgtatgggattggcagaaatgacgagcagaatccgtgaccagggagaagagtcggcagaagaagattggaaaaaatttaaggactatttacagaaatattgtaaaattaaggaatgctgaatgatgttggattgaaattgagtggtttctatctgtaatgatataaaggaacatggatgaaaaaaagggtttggatagaaaacaaggtgatattgtggatcgagggcccgacccccgctatgtgcaataaacacacaaggacacgtgatataaggttaatgggcaagaaaaggccacaactttattgattacagcagtgaaaaggtattggcttaggcattggatgactataggaggtgggtttattcaacagtaggtggagcctgttgatgctaatccaactataggctcaccccctgatgtcaccgagggtcgtgccatggcctcccgccaagcaggcatcggacggaatacacgaccgccagattcctttaacggaataacccacggtagatagcataggtgatggccacacctagcccttgacacacatgaatccaatgcctaacctacccaccaataccacaaaagttgtgacgattgctacgaggtaggcgaaaaaaccaaaaagcctaatgccaaatggaaaaattcctaccaggccccccagacaaccggggcgaccaacctaaggtccatagcaaggccaaaaaacctagaccctgagctaaatgggagtggagggtgggtgactcgctgcaggacgacgacgactgaggaggaggcggagctggagccgcagcattaagctgctaaacacgcccccccggagacacctggttggctgcctccggtgggcgtgggcaccagccaggtgaggaggggcgggggctaaggcccccggccaggggcggagctcgggctcccgcccacaaccactcccctctcttccagggaggagagtctttgtggatcgagggcccgacccccgctatgtgcaataaacacacaaggacacgtgatataaggttaatgggcaagaaaaggccacaactttattgattacagcagtgaaaaggtattggcttaggcattggatgactataggaggtgggtttattcaacagtaggtggagcctgttgatgctaatccaactataggctcaccccctgatgtcaccgagggtcgtgccatggcctcccgccaagcaggcatcggacggaatacacgaccgccagattcctttaacggaataacccacggtagctagcataggcgatggccacacctagcccttgacacacatgaatccaatgcctaaccgccacccgagccgcaaaggggctcgccgccaataccctcacagctgcaaccaatccctaatgctactaatgacgctgtccaaccagatgtcattcccaatgtctgttagatgaactcagtcattccggtacatggcttgttcgccgatccggatacggtcatgataaatgacttggccatacataaagcgtacacaacgggctac comes from Podarcis raffonei isolate rPodRaf1 chromosome 13, rPodRaf1.pri, whole genome shotgun sequence and encodes:
- the LOC128398801 gene encoding vomeronasal type-2 receptor 26-like: MDDYEQRFPDQKPSPPPSADAIPDTIQRVEPILSIFDDPLPIPHEFYQPGDLVIGGIVSQIFFLYDSLSFLEQRTQTITDEPISVPKNYQHILAFAFAVKEINENPNILPNISLGLHILNSYYTARMTFKAILSLLSTRHRFVPNFKCDNQNNLIALIGGCISEISANMAIVSATHKTPQLTYGSFLPLQGAQSLFPFLYQMVPNEAYQHMGVVWLLQHFRWTWIGLWAVDDDRGDRFLQTMMPLLSIHGICYAFVTRIPKWNYVDEMIKFALQHFESYAKIFEGNSNTGNPSVFFIYGEPPSFQVLRMLLFFAPLFSLPPLNKVWIVTSHWDFASHSLQKNWDMQAFHGSLSFTVHSNQLLDFNKFIHKLRPSRAKGDGFIQSFWEQAFSCSFKLSKGQQKEESKKVCTGDEKLEGLPGILFEMDMTGHSYNIYNAAYIVAHALHAIKKSSSKRIMQGGELAFLNVQSWQVHSFLRHITFNNSVGDSVHFDDNGELVACFDVTNWLIFPNGSLVRAKVGRLDSQAPLGEELIINDDQIIWHPSFNQVLPISVCNDNCQPGYSRKKKEGEKFCCYDCTPCAEGMISNQKDMDACVKCPEDQYPNMDQTQCIPKALSYLSYKETLGITLAVSAISFSFITTFILGTFVKHKDTPIVKANNRTLTYILLISLLLCFLCSLLFIGQPGTVICLLRQTAFGIIFSVALYSTLAKTITVVLAFMATQPGSKIRKWVGKRMANSIVLSGSFLQAGFCSLWLCTSPPFPDMDMHSVTGEMLLECNEGSAIMFYCVLGYMGSLAIVSFILAFLARKLPDSFNEAKFITFSMLVFCSVWLTFVPTYLSTKGKYMVAVEIFSILASNTGLLGCIFFPKCYIIVLRPELNKREQLIRKTK